The Brachionichthys hirsutus isolate HB-005 unplaced genomic scaffold, CSIRO-AGI_Bhir_v1 contig_1028, whole genome shotgun sequence genome contains the following window.
TGACGTTTAAAGACGGACAAGCGGCTCCTCCGCATCCTCCTGGAGTGTCCCCGGGGTGTCTCCACGTCCACCGTGTCCCCGTTATCAGAGTCCGGATGTTCCCAGGTGTCCTGAACACATCGTTCCGGACTGGCTCACAGGTGAGGTCAATCAGCTGACCTCACCTGAAGCAGAATATGTTTTAGCAGAACTACGACGCCCAGAAAGCCCGTAAACgtgagacaggaggcggagctagaaggggcggagatgaagacgctgaggtTGGGTACGTACATGTTAAGAGATGTATTTTGAAGTCctgcctccacctgctgttctcaggtgagcagcaggtgtcAGTGTCTGGTTTCCCTTTCTCCTGCGTTAAGGATTGGTCACCTCAGGTATGACCTTTATGACATCACTCAGGTGGCGTCCACGTCAGCTGGGACACTGCTGTGGGCGTGACCCAGCCCTGGACTGGTTGAGCTGGTTAGAccaggtgtgcgtgtgcgtgtgtgtgttcggacACGGCCAGGTGGCGTCGGGCCACAGCGGAGGCGTGTTGGTCGACTTGCATGCTGCACACGCTTAGAACACGCGACCGCCGTTATTTGATCCGCAGGAGAAACCGAATCCTGAGCGGTTGTTTTCCAGAAGTTGAATGTTCCCATGAAGCGtgtgctacttcctgtttacctgcACAAACACCTGGTCTGGGGTCGGTGCGGTTCGGCTTCTAAACCCGCTCCCGAATCCCCTCGGCACCGcccggaggtcagaggtcagcagcaGCGTAGAAGGgtccatcatcatcctcacgcCGATCAGCTGATTACTGGAGAGACCGATCAATAAGGCCTAATTGGATATGAATCGGGAGGTTCTGACCCGGATCAGGTTTCTCCTCTGATTTGGAGGAATTCTGGTGAAACTCCGGGTTGAGTTTGAGCCGCCgtcggctccgcctcctcacggAGGATTGGTTGTTTGACGGCAGGTGTAACCTGAGCTCTGGCCCCTTTCAGGTGGGGGGGCTGAAATGGGCCGGTGTGTTGACGTGAGCCAAGCTGTTGGGTTCTGAACCCGTTCCCCGGATCGTGTTTCAGTCGGGCCGGCCTCTTTAATGAGCCGGTACTCCGGCCGCCAGCAGCTTGTGATCCCGATCGGCCCCGCCCCGACATTCCTGCCAGactccgagcccccccccccccccccccccgtcctgccTGAAAGGGCCTCAATCTGTCGGACAGCTGCAGCCGGGCCTACCTTGTCATTAGAGGGCCGGCGCCGTCGGACCGCCACGGCCCCGTCCCGCTCTTGGGAGACCCCGGGCCGGGCCCGGACCCCCCCAGGGAGAAGAAACCCCACGATGGTTAGCTGGTGGGGAGGGGGGTCTAACTGGTTTCACTTGTAACGGAGATGAAGAGGCGTCAGACTGCAGGTCAAGGAGGAACGTTTTCCTGCTTAACTTTGTTTCTACAGCAGCGTCATGACAACCAGCTTGGGTGGGCGGGGCATAGAGATGACCTCACATGGCCAAAAGTATGTttgatggtttgtttgtttcagaatgttttaaattaatttatttgtacTCGACTGTTACTAAAATCTAATGATTTCATGCAGGAAATGTTTAAATTCTATCCTTCAGTCGCCATTCAGTTCTCCGTATGAAAACATGACATCATCCTGAAACAGCGTGacctcagtgatgtcatcgtcatCGTTGCTATGACATCTGATTGTTGTTTCTTTGATGTggcagcaaacaaacaactctTTTCATGCCCATGTGTAAAAACCATTGAGGCTTTAAACCAAATAAAGCGTTTAAAGTGTtcaggttcagacaggaagtgttcaggttcagacaggaagtgttcagTTTCAAACAAGAAGTGAtcaggttcagacaggaagtgttcagTTTCAAACAAGAAGTGATCAggttcaaacaggaagtgttcaggttcaaacaggaagtgttcaggttcagacgggaagtgttcaggttcagacaggaagagtccaggttcagatgggaagtgttcaggttcaaacaggaagtgttcaggttcaggcaggaagtgttcaggttcagacaggaagtgttcaggttcagacaggaagtgttcaggtacaaacaggaagtgttcaggttcagacaggaagaaaacagaacTAAAGTGTGAAAAGTCAAGCTGCCagctaagctaactagctaacgaCCTGCTTCCTATGCTACTAGCTAGCAAAGTTTAGTGGGCTCAGTTTACATTTCTGAGTTAGGCGGCAGAAATATTCAAGaagctttttattcatttgctcAATGGCTAAAACGTCTTCAACATCTCAATGAGTGTTCCTTAATTCCGTAATTCACTGAGCTGTCCTCCGGCCACTAGGGGGCTCACCAATCACAGAATCACCTGGACACCTGCCGGTCGAGGGCTctaaaccacttcctgtttgttagcACGCGGTTGCGCTCGCACCATGATGTTCCTTTGGTGGTCGTCTGGGCAACCAGGTGAAGTTCCACTTCCCGTCTGGGTCCTTCCTGACGAAGGCCTGCCCGTGGGGGAAGCTGTGGGTCCTGACGCTGCTGGATGGGCTAATGGACATGCTAAAGGCCAGATCTTTGCGGATGCTAGGTGGACGACATCTCGCTGACGAGGCGGAGACGGATGTCAACCGGTTCATAAAGGGACTGGAAGACGAGGCGGGTGGTGGACTGAACTGGATTTTGTTGGGAGACCAGTGGGCTGCTTGTGTTTGGACCGGTCCCGGACAGAACTCTGCTGTTCTTAGTTCTTTttggggcggagcttcaggagCTTCATGCTGTCTGGCTAGCCTAGCCGCAGAGAAGTCGTAGCGCTGACCCGAACCCAGTGTCCAACAGTTCTGTCCCTCAGCAGCACGGATCATAAATCTGTGGACAGGAGACGGAgtagaggagctgcaggaggagtcgaaggagctgctcctgctgcattgctgtgatgaggaggaggaggaccaggacCCGTTGGAGGTGTCAATTGTGTCCCTGTCCTTCAGTCCGAGCGTCCGTAGAACCCAAAGGTCCAGGTTTGGTTCTGGGGTGGAACATGTCTCGGTGGTCTTGGAGCAGAAC
Protein-coding sequences here:
- the LOC137917146 gene encoding geminin coiled-coil domain-containing protein 1-like, which encodes METLASIWTGDHSDLGPNPPATWESGGAPPAGRVWSEQLHLQRNQQGPSQLGPVLVLTLSQLQETLLQREEEVARLQEENHKLRGFLNSSKRHPADGRRKRKRKRNIEHFQNLRTSRPVSKKVCRNLAAEFCSKTTETCSTPEPNLDLWVLRTLGLKDRDTIDTSNGSWSSSSSSQQCSRSSSFDSSCSSSTPSPVHRFMIRAAEGQNCWTLGSGQRYDFSAARLARQHEAPEAPPQKELRTAEFCPGPVQTQAAHWSPNKIQFSPPPASSSSPFMNRLTSVSASSARCRPPSIRKDLAFSMSISPSSSVRTHSFPHGQAFVRKDPDGKWNFTWLPRRPPKEHH